The stretch of DNA TCCAGGAGTTCCCTTTTGGACAAAATGATGTTACACACAAGCCGGTGTTGTTGAGACAGACAATCCTGCAGGGAAGTGGAATTCAAGGAAAATCTGTTGAAAAATTTGTAATGTTTCGTCTTCTACCCTTCCTAATTGGAGACTTTGTTCCTAAATGGAATTCATACTGGGATCTCTATCTGTTATTGAGATCAGTGTGTGACGTCCATTACTTGGTTCCCTTCCCACGCTTGATAGAGAATTTTGGACCTCTAAGGGCACACTGGTGTCTTAGGTATGAGTCAAAGCACCTCTATTTCAAACAACTTTCATCTGTGGTTAGCAACTACCAGAATATTGCAAAAACTCTTGCAAAGCGCTACCAAATGAGACAGTGTTGGGAGTCCCAATGTAGTACCAATTGGACTTCAGAAGCAGTCCCTGACAGTGTAACAGAAATACCTTCGCGAGTGCTCCCGTCTCAACTGAGGGAAATCTTTGTAAGTGATACTGCAAGTTTCACAGACTCTGTgtggaaaacaaaacacttgGAACATGACAGAGTCCAGTACAAAGTTGGAGATTACTATATTCTTGATCTTTTAATGCTGAGGTGATTACATGCTGGAGATATAGGACTAGCACAGTTAATTagtaattcacttttaccaTAATAGTATCATGCTGAATATATGCAAaatcactgtggaatttctttttaaaaatttacatgattaaatgtttaagtacagaatattatgatttttatgaatttttgtCAAACATGTCAAACATTGTGTTAAGTATGCCTCAAATTGTGTAGTTAATCAATAACAAAATGAAAGATTTTTACACACTACTAACAAATTAACAATCTTTTACTTGGGTGACATTATTTGTATTCTGTGTTACACTTTTCCACAGTAAACTCTGAAatccatgtttttgttttttttcttaaaaaaaatgtatcttatTTTCCCTTGGAGCATGAGATCGATGGAGCAACTTTAGGGGTTTTCACAGAGCGAATGGCAGAGAGACTGATACCCATAATAAAGAAGCAGGTCATGTTTATTTCTCTTCTGGAAAAATTGAAAGCAGGTGAATCCCACAAGTAAGTACTTATGAAAAGTACCTCTCAGATGTACTGTACTTTGTAAAGTGGCAACATACATTTGTCCATTCTAAATATAATTCAGTTCTCATTGTTTGCTTACAAGTTGGCAACCTGAGAAAACAGAATAATTATTATTCTGTCTCATTTGCATCATAGATCTTTGATTGAGTATACACACGGATGTGGCTCAAAAACACAGGGTTAATCTCATTTTGCCTTCCCCCCATTGTTGTTGGCTGCACTGGAACGGAGAGACCCTGAAGCTCAAAAGCTCAAAGAATAAGGACTCTTCTGTTGCAGGCTTTATTTGACCATCtgtctagtaaaacactgtaagtGTATTCTGGTACTTGTCTTTATCCATACAAAAGGAGTATTTGTTAGTATTTTCATTCATGTCAGATCAAACATTAAAAATTccgtaatattttaattattcgCTTAATCTTATCCAAGGTACCCTTCACACAACCAGTATGTTCAGTTGTTGTCTTCACTCATAACCGTATACCCATGCCTGAGAGAGAACTTTGGACCAGGTTTTGTAAGTagttaatattttcaaaatatatttactcACTTATATATGTTTTCAGTGTAAATTGATTTATGACATCCATGTGTTTGCCATGTTTTTCTGTTAGGATGCTCTGCACGAGTCCTTAAAGAACAAGTTCAAAAACGAGAGACGCCCACTGATCAGCGATGATGAAGTGCTCAGGATGAGAACAAAGTTTGCAATTCCAGGTTCTGGCAGAAAGCGTACATCTGAGGTTGTCCAATTACAATTTAAAGCAGGGAGAAGACTTGCTGTACGTACAAAAGCACGTTCAATTAGTACATGGCTATAGTCAAATGTCACTTATTGTCTCTTGTGTAAGTTCAAGTTGGTTGTGTGAATTCATATAGGTTAATTTTAACCTGAAGTGTGTATGGAGGAGAGAAACATATCCGAAAGACAATGGCTGAGGAGGTAAAGAAGGGCCAACCAGATATGCTGTTTCTATAAGAGCAGATGACAAAGACAAGAAGATACCGAAGAACATATATCTCCTCCCATTCTACAAGAGAGATTTTAATGGAATTCCCTTGCCTTAAGTTGCCTGAAATTGtatgttttatgtatttgttagtcttaaaaaaattaacacatttttttaaatggtaaCATTAACAACTTGAACACCAACAGCTGCTTTTGGAAATGAAAGATCTCCAACACACTGACATAGACAAGCAagtcactacagtgctgagcaaAATGGCCCCCATGATTTTACTGCGAGCATCTCACACTGCAGTGATTAAGAGATGTCTGGAGACCATTGAGGACTGCCAAGAAGGTGAGGACATTCGAACTTCCTTGTCTAAATAGTAcaactgttcattcattcattcattcattcattgtctctaaccgctcatccagttaaggcctactctgaatcattgggcgcaaggctagTGCCATGATGGTGGCAAAAACATTATACCATTATCTGCAATATTAATTTGATTTTGCTAAATATTCCCATTGATTAACCAGTAGATCATGGCAACTATTGAAATGACATATTATGCCATCAAACATGTAGTAAGTCATGTAGCTACAGTGGGATCTACAAACGTTAGTTTTTTTATGCTCACTTGAAAAAGATGCATGGGAAAACTGAAGCTAAATGACCAATGAGGAATTTAAAGTCTATTTGGAGAAATTTTGCCCTTCCCCTCCAAAACTTTGTGCAATGAGTTCAGTTTGTGTCTTGAAAATGACTTGGGAGTGGCACTCcttgatttaaaatattaattgattATAGGTCTGCAGTTAGAGGCAGCCATCCAGTGCCTTCCGTCTCTGTTCAGTGAGGATTCCTCACTTCTCTTCACAGCTGAGGAAGTAAGCTTCTTttaaaaagtcaaatgtaacatttggatatatttatttatctaatGTGACCATGTCATGTTCTGTTTCTGTCTAGTCAGACACATTAGAGAACGTCACACGACAGATTATTTTAAGTGGCTGTAAGGAGGGAGTTCCCTTGCAGTACGGTTTGGTGAAAGTCACCATGGACAAGGAGATCATGGTGGAAGACTGCACAGATGTCTCGCTCGCCCTTGGTGTACTCTTCAGCACTTACTTTCTGTTTGGGGTGGAGTACCCTAAAGGACTTAAAAAAAACTCTTACATTCCTTGAagcatttgtatttaaaatgaagGAGGAAAGATTCCTTCCAATTACACTGAAGCGAGTATTCAATTCTCTCTGTGAGTAgactttacatttgtttttcagatatttacTTGAGCTTCTCACAGTTGAACATGTTTATTGTATGTGAAAGAAGATTCAATATTTTGCAAACTTTAGTATATCATCCAGTGTAGTTCAGGTTTTTTCTGTGTCATATGTAATGTAAGTCCTGCAGTTTTTAGGATATTATTATACTTTCCCACAGATATTATTAGGATTGTTTGGACAAATTACTAAACACAAGTTTCAGTGTTTAGTAAGTTTGGGTGCTTTAattgtaaatttgaaattttaAGTCATTCTTGTAAGTATTTGAATTTAAAAAGGAATATATAAAGAATTTTATACTTCAACTGTCTTCAAtgtactcactgaccacttcatTAGGTACTTCTACATTATATCACGTTGTAGttatacagttacagacaatggtccatctgtttctctgcataatttATCTCCCATTCACCTTGTTTGTCCATGGTCAGGACTCACATATTGTCCCCACAGGGTaggcatgatttgggtggtgg from Hoplias malabaricus isolate fHopMal1 chromosome 5, fHopMal1.hap1, whole genome shotgun sequence encodes:
- the LOC136698010 gene encoding sterile alpha motif domain-containing protein 3-like, with product MTKTRRYRRTYISSHSTREILMEFPCLKLPEILLLEMKDLQHTDIDKQVTTVLSKMAPMILLRASHTAVIKRCLETIEDCQEGLQLEAAIQCLPSLFSEDSSLLFTAEESDTLENVTRQIILSGCKEGVPLQYGLVKVTMDKEIMVEDCTDVSLALGVLFSTYFLFGVEYPKGLKKNSYIP